The stretch of DNA accgcgtagtatagtggttagcatgctcgactcacactcgagagggtccaggttcgaatcccagaggcggcaaggcaaatgggcaagcctcttaatgtatggcccctgtttacctagcagtaaataggtatgggatgtcactcgaggggttgtggcctcgctttcccagtgtgtgttgttgtctcagtcctaccagaagatcggtctatgagctctgagctcgctcccgtaatggggaagactgtgtgggtgaccagcaggcaaccgaggtgaattacactgtcttttttcctctatttccttgttctgcttcccttccctaccattccctatttcttttttccttcatattcttcctccttttcctcattctctctctctccagtatattctcactttttttcccagTCCTTTCCTTATGTTACTTTCCTTCCCAGCAAGTCTACCCAATTTCTCATAAGTTACTCCTACtcttttttgtcatctttcATCATGTCTGTACCCGTCACTGCcaatagttttatttttatttatttatttatttatttaatttttatttatttatttttttttaccttcactgttttttctctctctctctctctctctctctctctctctctctctctctctctctctctctctctctctctctctctctctctctctccatcctggttccttattttccttgtttttattattttccctgcCTCTTTGTCTGATTGTTTTATTCTGCTCCAAGCCTTAACTGCCTTCCATGTTGCTTATTCGTGCGTCATCTCTCCATCACAGGTTCGGGTGCTGActcaaatggaggaggaagaagaggaggtgcctGCGTTTGAGGATGTCTTCCGTCCTGATGAGGTAAGGTGTGGTCTGACTCTTCCATCTGgctatattttattaattttatcaataagtctgctgtttgttctctttttttggtGTTCAGCGTCAACCTTGTAAGAATCGGTAAATCTGGTATTTGTTTTCccatctattgtttctttgtgtttagcTACTCTGTTTAATTGaatgcttatctctctctttgtcttctcaaTGGGTCCTTGTATTGTTGGTTTTAATTAGTTTTATGTATTCTTACTGATTGCCTTCTCACATAAGCAACATGGTGTGAAATTATTTTCTAATGACAGCATACACAACTGTTAGTGAAGTGTTTATAGTCATTTTATTTAATTccagagtgaggaggaggacagcagtgatgatgatggaggagggggaggtagtgatgatgaagacGGAGGGCGAGGAAAGAGGCGGAAGTTTGATGAGGATGCTCTGGAGAAGAGGCGACAGAGGCGGCTGTGGGAACAGCAGCGACACAAGCTGCTCTTTGATTAtactcagttttctttctttggacGTTCAGTGAGTCGGCCACACTATAACCCTCGTCTCTGTGTTTTTCCTTGTCCAGTGCCTCTGTCCACCCTCCATGTAATTTTCTAGGATCTTAGAAAGAATGCatgtcttttctctcaccaagttttcttcctgggagcttatccaatatcctttttttttcgggtGATGCTCTATCATCACTCCCAAGTTATTTTTATCTCTGTTCTccatttcatatttccttcattatttcttctcttcattcctaaATGTgatatttatttgcattaacTTGATACCAAGTTTTGACATTATCTCAACCTGTTCaagatattatttttatttcattttgtattgGTTTTAGTGCACGCATGTCTGCAGATGCATACACAGGGGTAGTGAGTATGTGCTGCTGGTGCTTAGTTCATTACTGCAAGTCCTTGCCTTCCAGACTGCACTGCTGATGTTTGAATTGGCATGGAAGCTCTCCAAGGACAGCAATGACCTGCTGTGGTAAGTGAAGGCATAATTTCTGGTGATTCCAGGACTAAATAAGACAGCTGTGTTTGACAGAGGAATGGCCACGTGtgtaagagaaaataatcaTTATAGTTGGAAatgatatttttatatttttattcaaaAGCAGATCATACAGTTGGGACCGTTTACTATTCAAAAATCTTAATTTATTCCATCCCTCACAGGCTGGCTATCATTGGGGAAACAGAGATGGTGTTGCACGAGCGGTCTGAACCCAGCAAGCACCTGTTGACATCTGCCTCACTACAGACTCATGTGTCACGCCTGAACCCCAAGCAAGCTGAAGATGCCTCTCGACCTCCCTCAGACAGCCTGCGAATTATCTTCGAGAAAGAGTATCCTTTTGTTCGTGTGTAAGGAATTTAAGGTGCATGAGTGTGGTTCATTTCATTATGTGGTTGTTTTCCGTTGCAGCTTAGAACAgaacaagagaataaaggatTGCCAATGAGTTAGTTTCCTTAACTCTTGTTTAGCCTCACCCTGGCTCTGTACCGGCACTGGAGTCTGGTGGAGAGCATGCGGCACTCTCCCCACTTGGCCACGGCCCTGCGTCTGTGGACACTAAAGGGTGAGAAGCGGCTACATGAACTCTTGGCAGAGATGGGGTAAGTCTGCCTGCATCTGTTTGGCCCTCACCTTACCACACTGTGGATGCATTGGTCATTTTCTTGTCAGTATTAGTAAGATTAAGGCTTCCCAAACCAATGATAAAGGACAAAGTTGTGTCCTAATGAAAACtagatttcttttctcttagacAAATTCTTTTATTGTCtacagagtaaaagaaaaataacaaagtagAACACCTGAATAAATCAAAAATTGCAATATTTAATCTTTATAGAGAGAAATTGTCTGCTGATGTTTCTGAATGCAGGAAGAATTTCTATGCCTTTTCTATGaagtctttcttccttatccagGCTCCCTCTGGCCCAGTGTCGGCAGCTATACTGTGGGATGGACGTGGAGCTCCGAAATGGCCTCCAAAAGATGTTAGAGGGGAAGACAGACAAGTATGGGCTCAAGAACCTCTTCTTCATGACTTTCACAGCCGCAATTGGCTTCCGTGCCAGGATGTGTGCATCAGACTACGTCCACGCTGCCGCCTCCCTGCTGGAGCGCCCCGACACTGACGAGTCCCCTACCACTTGCTTCCTGGATGCTGCAGATGCCCTGGACTTGTGAGTGACAAGGCTGGGAATGTGAGAGTGGGTAGAAATGGAATGAGCTGATAAGGATGCTATTCACATGTGACATGTTGGATGTGTAGTGATTATTGAGACTTGGAGATTTAAGAGCACACATCTTTCAATCCTTACCTGTAATGAAGAGTGCATTCTTTTGGCCCACAGGACCAAGCCAGAAGTGTTGAACCGCGGAATTGAGCTCCGCAAGCAGCAGCTGGAGGCAATCTACAGACAAGTACAAACTTTCCTAGACATGAATCAGGTGATCTGTGCTGGGCCTTTCCTCTACGCTACAGTTATTCAGGTGAGGTGCATTACTGCAGGTGTTTATCTAGTATGTAGATACTTTATTCATAGTATTGTTACTGAAAACCTTTTGACCTCTAGGGTACTCCAGATGCCAGATTCTTTGCTGCACCACACAGCCTCAACCTGTTGGCAACCTTCACCCTGCGTGCCCACGTATCAACGTCTCGCAGTCGCAAAAGCCGTAACCTGCCTCTCATTCTCACCACTCCTGATGTAAGGTACCCAGAACCCGATCACTGCTTAGTGTGTGGCATTCCACCGGTCTCTGAAGAAACCCATAAaaagtaagtctctctctctctctctctctctctctctctctctctctctctcacattataaGGTTCTTGCGCCGATGTACCCGAGAAGgcgttgcttttgttgttcttgtttaggtggtggtggtggtggtggtggtgatcgacTTCAGGGgatgttggtctctctctctctctctctctctctctctctctctctctctctctctctctctctctctctctctctctctctctctctctctcatatttgtgCCAACATATCAGTCataatctatttctttttcacttagCATCACTGCACTGTAATCTCTCAGCCATCCATCATTTTGTAATGCATCATGCAATGTCATCCAGCACCAGCAATTCAGttatatatattaatacatTCTTCATCTTTGTGACATAGTGAAAATTCTCGTGCTTATTTTGATGATGATCTAGTTTTGCATTAGATAATGTAGTGCACATTCACCTcatagaaagaaggaattgtGGGAACCAATGCCTGACCCAACCTGTTTGCTATATTGTTGTTATAgccttcattattattgttcagcTATTCAGACAAGTTGGTTATTATTAAATATTAGTCATCTGTATGAACTGCTATGGACATTTTTGAGTTCTTGTGGGATAATAATGCATGGTCTGGCTTTCAATGTTACTCAGCATAGTCTTTGCTGCAATGTACTAGATTATTGAGAGATTACTGAATACTAATGTTGCCACCACAGCTTACATTTCTCA from Portunus trituberculatus isolate SZX2019 chromosome 9, ASM1759143v1, whole genome shotgun sequence encodes:
- the LOC123501598 gene encoding cell division control protein 45 homolog — its product is MLVTDLRAEFYNLIKNQRVLVLVHFDLDGICASKILQVLFRSDHILYTVVPVQTCTQLLETFQQHAEQVKVVVLVNCGGCVDLVEALQPPEDLTFFVADNHRPLHVCNIYSASQVRVLTQMEEEEEEVPAFEDVFRPDESEEEDSSDDDGGGGGSDDEDGGRGKRRKFDEDALEKRRQRRLWEQQRHKLLFDYTQFSFFGRSTALLMFELAWKLSKDSNDLLWLAIIGETEMVLHERSEPSKHLLTSASLQTHVSRLNPKQAEDASRPPSDSLRIIFEKDLTLALYRHWSLVESMRHSPHLATALRLWTLKGEKRLHELLAEMGLPLAQCRQLYCGMDVELRNGLQKMLEGKTDKYGLKNLFFMTFTAAIGFRARMCASDYVHAAASLLERPDTDESPTTCFLDAADALDLTKPEVLNRGIELRKQQLEAIYRQVQTFLDMNQVICAGPFLYATVIQGTPDARFFAAPHSLNLLATFTLRAHVSTSRSRKSRNLPLILTTPDVRYPEPDHCLVCGIPPVSEETHKNLLGKAFEQAAEKTNAKADLDYFDTNVVRLCVEDRSKFFDALISLLS